The following is a genomic window from Nitrospira sp..
GTGACGGTTCGAGCTGGTGCTGATTAGGAGGAGAGGGACGGCCGATGGTGCGATCAGGTTATAGGAATAAGGGCAGGTCCTCCTCAGGCTCTGGATAATACAGCGCGCCGTTCTCCACTCTGGCAAACCGCGTGAGCTGATGCCGATCCGCTTTCGTCTCCGTCATGATATGTCGAACTTCCCAGTCTCTCGTCACTAGCGCGTCTGCAATCAGCGATCGATGGCAGCGCCAAGGAACCGCTTCCGCGCACATAATGGCTGTCTGGGGTGAGCGGCCGGCCGCGATTAAGTCGTCCAGGGCTCTCCAGAACTCGCTTGTTTGCATATAATCCGCGTAGCCGCGAAAACTTTTATTTCGCCATCCGAGATTGATCGAATCCTTTTGGGGTTTGCGCAGTCCACCGAGCTGGGTGGCATGGTGGTAGGCGATGGCCGTGTCGGCCAAGGAGGTTGCCAGCGTCTCACGATTGAACTGCGGATTGTACCGTGAACGTGGAATCGTACGCACGTCGATCAGTTGCTGAATGCCATATGCATTCAGTAACGATAAAAATGCTTCCAGCGGTCTTGTTGAATGGCCGATGGTCCACAGAACATACGTCATGATGACCTCATCTCGCGATTCCTTCCACTGCCCACTGGGGCAAGGGTACGACGGTCTTCACATCCCAGTACATACGGCACCTCATAGGGGGCAATCTTGCAAGGGCGTTTGTATTGATGGCTAACTGCCAGTCGGCTACCAATTCATTGCGATGTAGCTCAGTCCATGCTTGAACTACGCGCCGCTATTCTCGCGATGCCACCGCTTGTTCTCTTCTTCTACGAAATATTTGACAAGATCTGCGTACAGCTTCTCAATGACGTTTGGGTTGAGGTTGTGCTCCTGCGCCCAGAGACGACGCTGCTGCAGCATGGCACGCACTCGCTCTGGAGCTCGGACCGCCTGTTTACTGGTTTTGAATGCGGCGGCAGCCTGGACGTATTGAGCACGAAGGCCAATCACACCGATCACGGCTCGATCCAGACGATCGATCTCGGCTCGGATGTCTTCCAGGCTATGGCATTCAGCAGGAGATTTCTTGGGCTCGATGTGGGTCGGTTTCATCTCGATCACTCCACCGTCAATGTAATTCGGTCAGTCTATCAGTACGGATAGGCCATTTGTGTGGCGATCCGTGCCCGTGCTTCTGGCCCGGCCAAACGCTCAACGATGTGCAGGCCGAGATCGATGGAGGAGGCGACCCCACCGGCGGTCACCACATTCCCCTCGTCGACGATGCGGTCCTGCACCACGGTGGCACAATATGGCGTGAGCTCGTTTAGCGCCGTGGCATGCGTCGTTGCCCGCTTCCCCTCCAGGAACCCCGCCGCTCCCAGCAGCAATGCGTCCGTACATACGGGAGGTGGCCAACTGCGTGGAGGGAAACGAGCGGAGCCATTCGAGAAAGGCGGCATCGGTTTGCAATGCACGCGTACCGATTCCGCCTGGGACGAAAAGCAGATCATAGGCTGCTAACGATTCTCCGACGCTGTCGGCCACAAACGTGAGTCCACGATCGTCGGTGACAGTTGGCGTCCGTGCGCAGATTGTCCACCTAAACTGAGGCATGATCTCCATGCGCTTCAGTCTCGTGACGGGATCGTAAAACCCCACGAAGTCCAATGCAGTCATGCTATTGAACACAATCAGGGCAGCATTCATTTGACCTCTCTCGACCGTTTCTCCTGCCTCTCTCATTTTCTTGCCAGCGCAATTGCTCATCGCACCACACGGTCATCTTCGCGTGACCTCTCGACGACCAGTAGATCCGATTGGCCCTACTGAAAGAGGGCTGCGCATGGTAGTAGTCGGCCCTATACCCTTTCATAGAGATTGCAGGAAAGCGATGGATAATCGCAAGTCGATACGCATGCCAGACCTCATAGGTGCTGATCAACTACAGTCAAAAACCTAAGTGGTATTCGAGACATTCAGACGGCGAATTTGAGCGAGACGTCAGAGCTCCCGTAAGAACATGAAACTTTCTTAAAAACCTACGGAGGCTTATTTATGAATAGAACGATGCTTGCCTGTGCTCTGATAGTGCTTCCTCTCTTACTTGGGGCGGCTCAGCAAAAGGAGTTACTGATAGAGAATCGCACGGGGTATCCCGTGGATGTGCTCTACATCGTCGAGGGTAAAACCGGCTATACGAAGCACGCGACGATTGAGGCGGGCGCCATCATGGCGCAACCGGTCACGTCGAACCGCACGTGGTATTTCAGAGTGCTGACGGATGGAATCATCGGCCAATACACCACCAGCGCCGATGAAAAACAGCGGGTGATACTCGACCAGGACGTCCTGGATGCCGCCGGTATCCCCGCAGCCCCTCAACTGCGGCAGGACACAAGCGGCATCACCGGCAGTCTCACGCCGCAACCCATGTCAGCCCCGACCTTTACCAAGCCGTCCGTTGAGCCGACACCGCTGCCTCCCAAGTCAGAACCGGTGGCTCAGAAAGCGCCTCCGCGTGGAGCATTGGTGGCCTGGTACGACGGCGCGCCGCCGGAGGCGCGGGCCATCACCACGAACAAGACGACATTTCTGAACGTCGGCGAGAATGGGCTGGTCAGTGAGGTGTCCTCCTCGAAAGGCAACGAGGCGAAAACCACCGCCGCCTTTATGCTCAAAAGCGTCCCGGGCAAAAAAGATACGTATCGCCTGCAAAATGTCTATTACCTGGACAGCTACCTCTACCTCGATCCCCATGCCACGGAACATGCCCCGGTCCGTTGCGGCCCGGAAGGCGAGACCTTGCCTACCGGCGAATGGCGTGTCGAAAAGGGCCAATATTTTTACCACATCGTGAATGCCGCAATCCCGGGCCTACGCATCGGGGTGCGAAACGGATCGGCTGTGGCCAGCGCGAAAACGTACGGCATGGACATTCCTCCTCAACTCGCCAACGCGGACCTTTCGGATGCGGAGAAGAAAAAACTAGCGTTCGATATGGCCGACACCACGGCGTATAACGCGGGCGATGCTTTTGTCCTGTTTGATGTCAAGAGCTTCCGGTCACTGCTCCAGTTGGTGCCGGCATTGGAGCAATGGGGCAAGAACCTGGAGGCCTTCGAGAAAGAACGCAAGACCAGTCTCGAGGCGGCCAAAAAAGCGGAGGCGGAGGCCAAAGCGCGCGACAAGGAACGTCGCCGGCTTGCTGCCGATCCGCAAGTCATGCATCCCTTTGGATCGGATAGCGTGGCGATTCGCCCAGGTATTGGGCCCGTTTTGGAGACGAAGGAAGGGTATAAGGTGATCAAGTATAAATTTGCGCCAGATCACAGCACCCCCTACCTGACTGCGGATCTTCGAACATCCTCTAACCCAAGCCAAAACCAGAAAATGAATTTGTACATTCATCCTGAAATCGCGGCCTGGGTTCAGGATGGGGAACTCTACATCGGCATCGACACGAGTAATGAAACCAGAATCGACCTGCGGTACGGCTCCAAACCCAGCACCGATATGGCCACCGATGGCAACTTTTACGTCGGGAATGTGCGGATGAACATTATGCCGTTGGAAGCCAAGGAAGTGATGATGTACCCCGCGACAGAGAACAGAGAGGTCAGCGCGGGGTCAAGTTCGGACTTGAGCAAATCGATCAATGTCTCGGCGGAAGAAATCTTGGGCGCCGATATCTCCGAGTCCAAGGGATCCAACTTCAACTTTCAGGCACGGGAATACGAGGTGAGCGGCGGGCGCGGCCCCGCGGACGACGAATCCTTCGGTTCCATACAATACGACTGGCATGGGTGTGGCCTCGCCGATAAAACCAAGACGACCAAGAACTGCACGTATGCAACGCCCGTCGATCTCTTCGATAAGGAAACCCTCAGCCTGCGAGAGATTCCGAAGATTGCCCAGTCTATGAGCGGGCTTCAGACGCGGACGGTGCTGAAGACCCGGATACCCGTGGAGGGGCTCAGTGATCGCCAGTTTATAAGCATCGATGTGGCCGTTCAACTCCACATGGCGAAAGTGGTCCGCAGTACCAAGAAAAACACGAAAAACAAGGGTTGGAACGATTTTAAGGCTGGCTTCACGTACCTCTTTAGGCCGGACCTCTGGGACTTTGACAAGTCCTTTGAGGACCAGCAGATCATCAAGGAAGCCTTATATAAGCCAGTTGGCTTTACGTATGACACCACTCTCAAGCTTCAGCTCTGGATCCAGATCGAAGACCTGAAGCCGTTCATGAAAAAATAAGTGGAGATTCGCGCCATGAAATTCACCACGCTTCGCAATGTGACCCTGGCGCTTCTGTTCGCATTGCTGGCTGATGCAGCCTATGCCGGCAGCAGCGGCCCGTCCCCCGCGCAGCGAGAAAACCGCCGGGACAATAACGACGACCAAGAGCAGCAGGGTCGGCCAACGCCTCGAGGTGGCGTCCAGGTATTGCCTCAGGAGCATGGCGGGGTCGACCTCGATCAGTTCAACCGACGCCCAGGGAATCAGCAGAATCGAAATGAGGCGGATGCCGACACTCGGAATAATCAGGGAGCCAGGCCTACGATTCCGACGGATGGCGATCCTGCCGCCGGTCTTGTGCCAAACGCAGGTCCAGCAGCTGGAAATACCAACGGTCCTGCGGCTCAGCCCAATCAAGGGAAGGTGCGGCAGCTGCAACAGCAGCTGAATCTAGAGCAGAAAGTGGGGAAAACCCCGCAAGCTCAACCTCGGCAACTGGGCGACGCCAATCAGCAGGCAGCGCCGCCTCCGCAGAATCGGAATGAGGGGAATGTAGACACTCGGAATAATCCGGTCGCCGGGTCTGCGGTCCAACCCCATCAAGGGCAGGGGCAGCAGCAGAGAATTCAGCAACTGCCGAACGCCAATCAGCCGCCTACCCCTCAAGGACTGGGTGTTGGTAATCAGGGGGCAACGCCACAGAACCTGCAGGATCGAAATAGGGCGAATGCCGACGCGCGGAATCATCCGATAGGCGGGCCTGCGGCTCAGCCACCGAATGCGACACCGGCTCAAGTTTCTACAGACATCTTCGATCCGTATACCAAACCAACAATTCAATACGAAGGCGACGTGTTGTTTGACGAGAACGAACCGTATCTCGCCGAGGATGGTACGCTCAATGGGAGACTAGTCGGAGAATACCTTGCCGGGGGAGCCACTTCCAGAGTGCATAAAAGCAGTGACCCTAAACTCGTGAAGAAAATCATCAGCCTGAATTGGGCGAATGCTGAAAAGGCCGGCGCCACCATCACAGAGCAGAACGTTGGTCGCACGATGCTTCAGGGGCTCCAACTCGCTACACACTCTACGCTCTTTCGTGTTGCCGAACGGCACGAGCAAGCGGTTATTTCCGCCAGGAATGACAAGAAAGAATACCGTTTTGTGTTCAATCGCGAGGACAACATCGCGTCCGAGGTGTATGAGAGATATGCTGGCGAGAGCAACCCTAAGGGCAAAGCTCCCCTTCCAATTAAGGACGCCTCCGGTCAGCCAATAACAGTCAGCAATGCCGAGAAGCGCGCAGAGAAACGCGATCAAGCAAGGAAGGGAAAAAATGAAAACGATGATGCTTCGCCGCTGACCGATCTTGAGGAACTGACCATTAATCTCATCATCCGCACGCTGAACGATAACGGTCTTGTCTGGACTGACCATAAGTTGGCAAACCTGGACATCGTTCGCAACGAGCACTCGCCTACAGGGTATCAGGTGGTTTTCTTCGATTTCGACGGATTCAGGCGGGTGAAAGGCAGCACCGAAGCAGTGCAGGCCGAGGCAGCCCGTGACATCCAGAAAGCCTTCGATAATCCAGCACTACCTAATCTCAATATACCGAGGGATCGAGGTTGGAACATGATGGATAATCGTGTGAAGCAAGCCTACCGGAAGCATTACTCTGATGAGTGTAAAGAGATCGAAGCGAAAGGAGGCAATATCCCTCTTGATCTGGGCTTTAACAAAACCGCCTTCCAGGGCCAGCCCGTGAGGACGTTAGCCTCCCCTCCCGCCAATTTGAATCGCAGCAATTACCTCTACTTTAACGGTCTTAGCGAACAAGCATTCAAAGATACTGTCGCCACAATTAACGACAGATATAAGCTCAAGATTGAATTCAGTCCCAATAATCCAATCAAGTCCATAACCATCCCAACCCTGCGCGATGTGCAACCCTGAAACCGGCGCGGTACGCGGATGATCGATTGCTGGTTCCCAATCACCCACGTTTGCGGTGGCATTGAAGCGGTCGGATACCGATTGCGGTCACACGGATTTTTAGCATAGGACGGCAGCATCAACTGGGCCCACGTTTGTTTGCGCTTGAGCGTGTGTCGACACCATAGCCATCTTCTACTTCCTAGAGAGGAGCCCCCGATGTTTGATCGTCTGCGTGCTCATCTTGCCCAAACCGGTTCGACTTTCTATGAGTTGCATGACTGCCGATGGCGACGTGGCCAATTCTGCCGGAGTACGGATATCGATGTGCGACCTGTGCCCATGCGACAGCTCTGCTCAGACCTCCTTGCCGGCATCCGGATGATCGGGCTCCTCATGCCGCTGCTCGTTCTAACATCAGCGGTGAGTGTCCAGGCTGGGACGGCAGAGGGGAACGTCGCGGCCGGCTCATCGGCGATCACTGGTCTCACGGCGACGGTGGTGACGTATGCGGGAGGAGAATTCAAACGCCAAGTTGAACCTGGGGTCGTCAAATGGATCGAGACGACCACCGACGGGCGTGAGTTTCAGTTCAACGAGACGGGGCGGGACGAACACTACATTAATCTTCGAGACGACTCACGCCAGTATACCGTGCAGCTTCATTTGCAGAAACGTCAAATTTTCATCGCGGCAGGGAAACGCCCGCTGTTCGAAGATCTCAAATTTTTGTACACCATCACGGACGTCTCCGCGTTGGTGGTCGATGGTCTCACGGTCACGGAGGTGACGTACAAGGAGGGGAAATTTCAACGTCGGAGCCGGATCATCTCGTTGGGAGTGGTGCCTTCGATATCAGTGCCAATCTGGGTCGAGACGACCACCAGCGGGCGCGAGTTTCAGTTCGACGAGACGGGGCGGAACGAACACTACATTACGCTGCGAGACGACTCACGTCAGTATACCGTGCAGTTCCATCTTCAGAAACGCCAGATTTTGATCGCACGTGAGAAAAACCCAAGCCCTGAAAACCTCAAATTCTTATACGAGATTACGAACACCTCGGCCATCGTTTCTCCCCCAGCAGGATTGAGACTCGCACAGTATATTATCGCTCACCGTTGCAACGAGGGCGATTGGGTGAAGAACGTTGTGAATGAACATGGTGTCAATGGAATCGAGGCGGATTTCAGGTATGCCCACAATGAGTGGAATCTTGCGCACGACAACATTGCCGGTACGTTCCTTCCATTAGATACGTGGCTGGCTGACGCCAGCACGGTTGCTTCAAAGCTTGCCCTCCTGCACGTTGATATTAAATCGCCTGAGGGTCCGTTGGACAACTTGTATGATCGACTTCGAGCCAAATTTCCAGGCGTCGGTCTGATTTTTGATTTCGGAGCGGTGAGCAATGGACAGTATCTTGACAAGATTGAAGAGAGAATTTTGAGTGATCCCCTGGCTGTGGCGGCCTTTGGGTTCGATGATTCGCCGACCAAAGTGATGGAGTTTTTTAGAAAGAGAGGCTTCCCGCTGCATAAATATTGGTACGAAATTGGCCTGGCGGCTGGATTTGTCGGAAGTCAGACAGAGGCGGACTGGGCGAAACAGACCATTCTCATGCGCAAGGCTGGTTTTGGCCCGAGGGTGGTGGTTTGGACGTATGAAAAAGAAGCGAGTGTCAAAGCATGGCTTGACGATGAGGTGGATGCCATTCTGGTCAACTCAAGTTCTTGTTACGGACGTACCAGCGCACTTGTTTCAGATGCCGATGTGCATGTGAAGAATGCCAAAGCAAAAGGAAAGTACGGCAAACCCGGTGAGAATCCATTCCAATGATCGAGCGTCTAGCAGTGGTTAGTGGACAGCCATGCACCGACGGTTGACTAGCCCTCTTCGTCGCATTGAGATTGTAATAAAGAGGTCGGGATGAGCTGTCCCGGGTTTGACGAACACCTCAAATGGAGGCACGATGTGTCTCCATTTGAGGCGCGACATGGCCCAGCGACGACGGTTCACCCCTGAGTTCAAACAACAAGCGGTGCAGCTGCTTGAATGCCGGGCAACGCCCGGCGGTCGAGCTGGCCCGCCTCACGCGGGAACTGGCGCAGGTCACTGAGGAGCGCGATATTTTAAAAAAAGCCGCCCGGTACTTCGCGAGGGAGTCCACGTGAGATACGCATTTATTCGGACGTAGGAACGGACGTATCGAGTCACGCGGTTGTGCGCGGCGTTGGCGGTCAGTCTTAGTGGCTACTATGCGTGGCGGGAGCGCCCAGTGAGTGCCTGATCGCCGACGATCAGCGGCTGCTCCCCGTCTTGCGCAATCTCCTATCTCCAATTTACGGTCTTAGTGAACAAGCATTCAAAAAGACAGTCGCTGACAAGAACAAACAGTATGGACTCACTATTGAATTCGACCCCAAGTATCCAATCAACCTCAAAACCATCCCAACTCTGCGCAATATGCAACCCTGAAACCGGAGCGGTACGCGGATGATCGATTGCTGGTTCCCAAGCACCCACCTGTGCGGTGGCATTGAAGCGGTTGGATACCAATTATGGTCATCCGAGTCATCGCGATACGTGTCATTCAGGCGAGAGGCTCTACCTCTGTGACATGAGGCGCCGTGATCATCTCCGCGCGTGTTGCCATCTGTGTGTGTGATCGGCACGGTCTGTATCCGCAACCGGGGCCGGGCATCTCGCGTGACCATCACGTCTTCTTTCCTTCCATTGACAGGTTGGTTACTCAGGACTAGCCTGTCGCTGTTTTGTTGATCGGCGAGGAACACTCTCCTGTTGAATCTCTTGATCGGCTCGCCGGTGCAATCCTTCTGAAAGACAGGTCGTCTGGATGGCTGAACAAAAAAATGAAAAACCCACGCTGCCGCTGACGGGCTTAGTGGCCTTGTTGTTGGCGCTTGTGAGCGGCCTCGTCATTTCTCAGGTGCCGCTCAAGACGTCGCGGCCAATCGACAAGGAAGCAGAGAAGGCGGGGTCTGCCGGGATGGATCGTGTGCAGGCGCGGCTCTGGCAGGATCCCTTCGAAGCGGTCGCGACGCATCGACAGAAAGAAGCCGTGCAAGCACGCGGTGAGCATGCCGGGGGCGCGCATCATGCCGCATTGGATGTGGTCGCGTCGATCGAGCGAAGTGAATCGATCTCGAATGCGCTAGTGTTGCCGGTTTTTGTGGACGGCAGTCCCTATGCCAGCGGTGCCGAGTCGAGGTTGCGCGATCGGTATGCCCTCGTGTCGGCCTTAGGAGCGGCGGGGTATCAACCGGAGTCCGGGGAGTCCATCAGGTACTTTGAGTGGGTCCGGCAGGGGAACAGGCCGCTTGCCGTCCCCGTCGAAAAATTCCTCGGGAGGTCCACATCGGCTGATCTGAAGCAGCCTTCGGTGGTGTTGGTACTGTGGCTGAAAGAGCAAGACTTCAGCCCGAAGCCGCTTCTATTGCTCAGCACGCTGATGGGAGAGATGCACCAGGCGTTCAACGGACACACGGTGTCCTACCGTGTGGTGGGCCCACGTTCCTCCGGTTCCTTAGGCGCCATGGTTGGAGAACTCCAGTCGCGATACGGTGCCAGTCGGACTACCGGCCAACCTCCCAGGCCGGCGACGAGTGCATCCCAGAATCAGTGGGATCGGTTGAAGGGCATCCAATTCTATTCATCCTGGGCCACGGCGGCGGACCCGGTGCTTTTGGGTGAGCACCAGGAGGCTGATGCGGCATGGGGCGTGGAGCAATGGTTTGAGGCGGGTGGGATGACGCTGATCCGGACCATCGGCACAGATGCTCTGTTGGCTGAACAGTTGGTGGCGGAACTCACACGCCGCCATATTGACCTGACGATGCCGCGAAGTGAGGTCGGGCCGTGCAAGGAGAGCCCCTTGGAGTCTGGGTCGGTGGCAGGCAGGCATTCGGATGGGACGTGCCGGCTTCCGCATATTGCCCTGATCTCAGAATGGGACACGCTGTATGGCAGATCCTTGCCGCGCACATTCGTCGCGATGACCCGAAGCCTGGCGGAGACCGGACCTGATCGTGCGACGCGAGGCTTCGATTTTCAT
Proteins encoded in this region:
- a CDS encoding DNA repair protein (MaGe:77310427), translating into MTYVLWTIGHSTRPLEAFLSLLNAYGIQQLIDVRTIPRSRYNPQFNRETLATSLADTAIAYHHATQLGGLRKPQKDSINLGWRNKSFRGYADYMQTSEFWRALDDLIAAGRSPQTAIMCAEAVPWRCHRSLIADALVTRDWEVRHIMTETKADRHQLTRFARVENGALYYPEPEEDLPLFL
- a CDS encoding hypothetical protein (Evidence 5 : Unknown function; MaGe:77310429) — translated: MICFSSQAESVRVHCKPMPPFSNGSARFPPRSWPPPVCTDALLLGAAGFLEGKRATTHATALNELTPYCATVVQDRIVDEGNVVTAGGVASSIDLGLHIVERLAGPEARARIATQMAYPY
- a CDS encoding hypothetical protein (Evidence 5 : Unknown function; MaGe:77310430) gives rise to the protein MSNCAGKKMREAGETVERGQMNAALIVFNSMTALDFVGFYDPVTRLKRMEIMPQFRWTICARTPTVTDDRGLTFVADSVGESLAAYDLLFVPGGIGTRALQTDAAFLEWLRSFPSTQLATSRMYGRIAAGSGGVPGGEAGNDACHGAKRAHAILCHRGAGPHRRRGECGDRRWGRLLHRSRPAHR
- a CDS encoding conserved exported protein of unknown function (Evidence 4 : Unknown function but conserved in other organisms; MaGe:77310431), whose translation is MNRTMLACALIVLPLLLGAAQQKELLIENRTGYPVDVLYIVEGKTGYTKHATIEAGAIMAQPVTSNRTWYFRVLTDGIIGQYTTSADEKQRVILDQDVLDAAGIPAAPQLRQDTSGITGSLTPQPMSAPTFTKPSVEPTPLPPKSEPVAQKAPPRGALVAWYDGAPPEARAITTNKTTFLNVGENGLVSEVSSSKGNEAKTTAAFMLKSVPGKKDTYRLQNVYYLDSYLYLDPHATEHAPVRCGPEGETLPTGEWRVEKGQYFYHIVNAAIPGLRIGVRNGSAVASAKTYGMDIPPQLANADLSDAEKKKLAFDMADTTAYNAGDAFVLFDVKSFRSLLQLVPALEQWGKNLEAFEKERKTSLEAAKKAEAEAKARDKERRRLAADPQVMHPFGSDSVAIRPGIGPVLETKEGYKVIKYKFAPDHSTPYLTADLRTSSNPSQNQKMNLYIHPEIAAWVQDGELYIGIDTSNETRIDLRYGSKPSTDMATDGNFYVGNVRMNIMPLEAKEVMMYPATENREVSAGSSSDLSKSINVSAEEILGADISESKGSNFNFQAREYEVSGGRGPADDESFGSIQYDWHGCGLADKTKTTKNCTYATPVDLFDKETLSLREIPKIAQSMSGLQTRTVLKTRIPVEGLSDRQFISIDVAVQLHMAKVVRSTKKNTKNKGWNDFKAGFTYLFRPDLWDFDKSFEDQQIIKEALYKPVGFTYDTTLKLQLWIQIEDLKPFMKK
- a CDS encoding conserved exported protein of unknown function (Evidence 4 : Unknown function but conserved in other organisms; MaGe:77310432), with the protein product MKFTTLRNVTLALLFALLADAAYAGSSGPSPAQRENRRDNNDDQEQQGRPTPRGGVQVLPQEHGGVDLDQFNRRPGNQQNRNEADADTRNNQGARPTIPTDGDPAAGLVPNAGPAAGNTNGPAAQPNQGKVRQLQQQLNLEQKVGKTPQAQPRQLGDANQQAAPPPQNRNEGNVDTRNNPVAGSAVQPHQGQGQQQRIQQLPNANQPPTPQGLGVGNQGATPQNLQDRNRANADARNHPIGGPAAQPPNATPAQVSTDIFDPYTKPTIQYEGDVLFDENEPYLAEDGTLNGRLVGEYLAGGATSRVHKSSDPKLVKKIISLNWANAEKAGATITEQNVGRTMLQGLQLATHSTLFRVAERHEQAVISARNDKKEYRFVFNREDNIASEVYERYAGESNPKGKAPLPIKDASGQPITVSNAEKRAEKRDQARKGKNENDDASPLTDLEELTINLIIRTLNDNGLVWTDHKLANLDIVRNEHSPTGYQVVFFDFDGFRRVKGSTEAVQAEAARDIQKAFDNPALPNLNIPRDRGWNMMDNRVKQAYRKHYSDECKEIEAKGGNIPLDLGFNKTAFQGQPVRTLASPPANLNRSNYLYFNGLSEQAFKDTVATINDRYKLKIEFSPNNPIKSITIPTLRDVQP
- a CDS encoding hypothetical protein (Evidence 5 : Unknown function; MaGe:77310433), with translation MFDRLRAHLAQTGSTFYELHDCRWRRGQFCRSTDIDVRPVPMRQLCSDLLAGIRMIGLLMPLLVLTSAVSVQAGTAEGNVAAGSSAITGLTATVVTYAGGEFKRQVEPGVVKWIETTTDGREFQFNETGRDEHYINLRDDSRQYTVQLHLQKRQIFIAAGKRPLFEDLKFLYTITDVSALVVDGLTVTEVTYKEGKFQRRSRIISLGVVPSISVPIWVETTTSGREFQFDETGRNEHYITLRDDSRQYTVQFHLQKRQILIAREKNPSPENLKFLYEITNTSAIVSPPAGLRLAQYIIAHRCNEGDWVKNVVNEHGVNGIEADFRYAHNEWNLAHDNIAGTFLPLDTWLADASTVASKLALLHVDIKSPEGPLDNLYDRLRAKFPGVGLIFDFGAVSNGQYLDKIEERILSDPLAVAAFGFDDSPTKVMEFFRKRGFPLHKYWYEIGLAAGFVGSQTEADWAKQTILMRKAGFGPRVVVWTYEKEASVKAWLDDEVDAILVNSSSCYGRTSALVSDADVHVKNAKAKGKYGKPGENPFQ
- a CDS encoding hypothetical protein (Evidence 5 : Unknown function; MaGe:77310434); amino-acid sequence: MNAGQRPAVELARLTRELAQVTEERDILKKAARYFAREST
- a CDS encoding hypothetical protein (Evidence 5 : Unknown function; MaGe:77310435), translated to MAGAPSECLIADDQRLLPVLRNLLSPIYGLSEQAFKKTVADKNKQYGLTIEFDPKYPINLKTIPTLRNMQP